One genomic segment of Erythrolamprus reginae isolate rEryReg1 chromosome 2, rEryReg1.hap1, whole genome shotgun sequence includes these proteins:
- the LOC139159371 gene encoding C-type lectin domain family 2 member B-like: protein MPEKITVPLVGYCGQHLFNCKIGPYLLFIVILVTFYLFLGEEGNSECCDNLISEPSARRSDAKTAREINGYLNKYITVKNITIVAAILVIVLIIVIISLAVRKEKSCPICAPCQSFVCPDSWIIYNGKYFYISKEKRSWPMSSNICSSFNASMAVIDTQKELDFCANILRSDHYWFGLSKKDQVWKWSNGTEFKNQFPVGGEGFCAYVHGKGADSTKCSTEKHFLCSLPEGCHKLG from the exons ATGCCAGAAAAAATTACGG TGCCCCTTGTTGGATATTGTGGGCAGCATCTTTTCAATTGCAAAATTGGACCCTATCTCTTATTTATTGTCATACTTGTAACATTCTACCTTTTTTTAGGGGAAGAAGGAAATTCTGAATGTTGTGATAATCTGATTTCTGAACCCTCTGCTCGAAGGTCTGATGCAAAGACTGCAAGAGAAATAAATG GTTACCTAAATAAGTACATTACAGTCAAAAATATCACTATAGTAGCTGCTATTCTGGTCATTGTTTTGATTATTGTTATAATTTCATTGGCTG ttagaaaagaaaaatcttgtccCATTTGTGCTCCTTGTCAAAGTTTTGTCTGCCCAGATTCTTGGATCATATACAATGGAAAATATTTCTatatatcaaaagaaaaaagaagctggCCTATGAGTTCAAACATCTGTTCCTCATTTAATGCTTCCATGGCTGTGATTGATACACAGAAGGAATTG GACTTTTGTGCAAATATTTTACGTTCTGATCATTATTGGTTTGGACTTTCAAAAAAAGATCAGGTCTGGAAATGGTCCAATGGTACAGAGTTTAAAAATCA GTTTCCAGTGGGAGGAGAAGGCTTCTGTGCCTATGTACATGGAAAAGGAGCTGATAGTACCAAATGCTCCACAGAGAAACATTTTCTTTGCAGCCTTCCAGAAGGTTGTCACAAACTTGGATAG